From Candidatus Zixiibacteriota bacterium, one genomic window encodes:
- the tmk gene encoding dTMP kinase, producing MTKKSPVRSRGYLITFEGIDGCGKSTQASRLETYFVSRETKVKLVREPGSTPTAEKIRQILLDKSSIVSPVSELLLYQAARADLVEREIVPALKSGEIVICDRFYDSTTAYQGYGRKLNLEMITLLNLFASSNLKPDLTFIFNVDLKTALSRRGRELDRLEAESKSFFGRVRKGFLKIAESDPRRVKVIDTTQPPDTVYEEVLAHVKRKLHLA from the coding sequence ATGACTAAAAAATCCCCTGTTCGGTCACGTGGTTACCTTATAACTTTCGAGGGAATCGATGGTTGCGGGAAGTCAACCCAGGCCTCTCGGCTCGAAACCTATTTTGTTTCACGGGAAACAAAAGTCAAATTGGTGCGTGAGCCGGGCTCTACTCCAACGGCCGAGAAAATCCGCCAGATTCTGCTCGATAAATCTTCGATTGTCTCGCCTGTATCGGAACTCCTTCTCTACCAAGCGGCTCGCGCTGATTTGGTCGAGCGAGAGATTGTTCCGGCTTTGAAAAGCGGCGAAATTGTCATCTGTGACCGATTTTATGATTCTACGACAGCTTATCAGGGATACGGACGTAAATTAAATTTGGAAATGATCACCCTGCTTAATCTATTTGCCTCGTCAAATCTCAAACCGGATTTGACCTTTATTTTTAATGTCGACCTCAAGACCGCCTTGAGCAGACGAGGACGGGAACTTGACCGTCTCGAAGCCGAATCCAAGTCCTTTTTTGGCCGCGTCAGAAAAGGTTTTTTGAAAATTGCCGAATCCGATCCTCGCCGAGTAAAAGTGATTGATACCACTCAGCCGCCTGATACAGTTTATGAAGAGGTCCTCGCCCACGTGAAACGAAAACTCCATCTCGCATGA